In Malus sylvestris chromosome 15, drMalSylv7.2, whole genome shotgun sequence, a single genomic region encodes these proteins:
- the LOC126601973 gene encoding uncharacterized protein LOC126601973 isoform X2, whose translation MHAPISPREEVHHHLVLLSPSVPCCNPRKTGKRNSGELLYFSGEDENELGCRHTHLRRLSREFPANPRRVGRRARYQSLRLVDFRRPPRFSRQFTAKLRRVRRRVRT comes from the exons ATGCACGCACCCATCTCCCCGCGCGAGGAAGTCCATCACCATCTCgttcttctctctccctctgtccCGTGCTGCAACCCCAGGAAAACCGGAAAAAGGAACTCCGGTGAACTTTTATATTTTTCCGGTGAG GACGAAAACGAACTCGGGtgtaggcacacccatctccggcgacTTTCGAGAGAATTTCCGGCCAAcccacggcgagttggccgacgtgcaaggtatcaatctcttcgtctcgtcga tttccggcgacctcctaGGTTTTCGAGGCAATTTACGGCCAAATTACGGCGagttagacgtcgtgtgag gacttag
- the LOC126601973 gene encoding uncharacterized protein LOC126601973 isoform X1, which translates to MHAPISPREEVHHHLVLLSPSVPCCNPRKTGKRNSGELLYFSGEDENELGCRHTHLRRLSREFPANPRRVGRRARYQSLRLVDFRRPPRFSRQFTAKLRRVRRRVRGNYW; encoded by the exons ATGCACGCACCCATCTCCCCGCGCGAGGAAGTCCATCACCATCTCgttcttctctctccctctgtccCGTGCTGCAACCCCAGGAAAACCGGAAAAAGGAACTCCGGTGAACTTTTATATTTTTCCGGTGAG GACGAAAACGAACTCGGGtgtaggcacacccatctccggcgacTTTCGAGAGAATTTCCGGCCAAcccacggcgagttggccgacgtgcaaggtatcaatctcttcgtctcgtcga tttccggcgacctcctaGGTTTTCGAGGCAATTTACGGCCAAATTACGGCGagttagacgtcgtgtgag gggcaattattggtGA
- the LOC126601973 gene encoding uncharacterized protein LOC126601973 isoform X3, producing the protein MHAPISPREEVHHHLVLLSPSVPCCNPRKTGKRNSGELLYFSGEDENELGCRHTHLRRLSREFPANPRRVGRRASFRRPPRFSRQFTAKLRRVRRRVRGNYW; encoded by the exons ATGCACGCACCCATCTCCCCGCGCGAGGAAGTCCATCACCATCTCgttcttctctctccctctgtccCGTGCTGCAACCCCAGGAAAACCGGAAAAAGGAACTCCGGTGAACTTTTATATTTTTCCGGTGAG GACGAAAACGAACTCGGGtgtaggcacacccatctccggcgacTTTCGAGAGAATTTCCGGCCAAcccacggcgagttggccgacgtgcaag tttccggcgacctcctaGGTTTTCGAGGCAATTTACGGCCAAATTACGGCGagttagacgtcgtgtgag gggcaattattggtGA
- the LOC126601973 gene encoding uncharacterized protein LOC126601973 isoform X5 has product MHAPISPREEVHHHLVLLSPSVPCCNPRKTGKRNSGELLYFSGEDENELGCRHTHLRRLSREFPANPRRVGRRARFSRQFTAKLRRVRRRVRT; this is encoded by the exons ATGCACGCACCCATCTCCCCGCGCGAGGAAGTCCATCACCATCTCgttcttctctctccctctgtccCGTGCTGCAACCCCAGGAAAACCGGAAAAAGGAACTCCGGTGAACTTTTATATTTTTCCGGTGAG GACGAAAACGAACTCGGGtgtaggcacacccatctccggcgacTTTCGAGAGAATTTCCGGCCAAcccacggcgagttggccgacgtgcaag GTTTTCGAGGCAATTTACGGCCAAATTACGGCGagttagacgtcgtgtgag gacttag
- the LOC126601973 gene encoding uncharacterized protein LOC126601973 isoform X4, with the protein MHAPISPREEVHHHLVLLSPSVPCCNPRKTGKRNSGELLYFSGEDENELGCRHTHLRRLSREFPANPRRVGRRARFSRQFTAKLRRVRRRVRGNYW; encoded by the exons ATGCACGCACCCATCTCCCCGCGCGAGGAAGTCCATCACCATCTCgttcttctctctccctctgtccCGTGCTGCAACCCCAGGAAAACCGGAAAAAGGAACTCCGGTGAACTTTTATATTTTTCCGGTGAG GACGAAAACGAACTCGGGtgtaggcacacccatctccggcgacTTTCGAGAGAATTTCCGGCCAAcccacggcgagttggccgacgtgcaag GTTTTCGAGGCAATTTACGGCCAAATTACGGCGagttagacgtcgtgtgag gggcaattattggtGA